GTCGCATCGCCACGTGTTCGGCGTGTTCTTCTGGTACGTGCTGCCGCTCGGTCCTGCCGGCGCCGTGCTGTACCGCATCTCCGAATATCTCGCGCGCAGCTGGTCGACGCCGGGCGACGATCGCACGGCTGCGTTCTCGACATTCGCGCAGCGCGCGTTCTTCGTAATCGACTGGATTCCGTCGCGACTGACCGCGCTCGGCTTCGCGATCGTCGGCAACTTCGAGGATGCGATCTACGCGTGGCGCAATCACACGCGCCAGTGGCCCGACCCGAACGACGGCGTGCTGCTCGCGGCGGGCAGCGGCGCGCTCGGGGCGCGCCTTGCAGGGCCGCTCGCGGAACCGTCGAGTCTCGACGCGTTGGCGGTCGGCGACAGCGGCCCGTTGACGGTCGGTGATGATTGCACGCCGCGCACGCTGCAGTCGGCGGTCGGTCTGGTATGGCGCGCCGTGATTCTGTGGATGATCCTGCTGTTGATGCTGACGCTGGCCGTCTGGGTATCGTGATGAGGCAGCGTAGTGCGCGATGAAACGAAAAGGCCGGCTGCATGCCGGCCTTTTCGCTGCGCATCTGGTCGGTCTCCGCTCAGTCGTCGAGCGGATCGCGTACGGCGCCGCATTGCCAGCAGGCGGTGAACTGGGCCTCGAGCGCCTCGCCGCACTGGCGGCAGCGCCACGGAGCTGCGCCCGCCGACGGGCCGTGCGACGCCGCATCGAGGAGCCGCCGAGCAAGTGCATCGTCGCGCTCGTCGTCAAGCCAAAGCTCGGGCGCGCAAGCGTCGGCGGGCAGGCCGCCGAGCGCGCCGGTCGCGTAGCAGTTGTGCAGTTCGCAACCGATGCCGGCCACTTGCAGCACATTCGCCCAATGCTGCGCAGTGGCGAGATCGGGGGCCTTGAAGCGCATCGCGGCTCCTCTCGGTGTAGGCCGGGCCATTCCCGGCCGTCTCGTGTCTGCCGTGCGGTCAGCGGACGATCTGGCTCGCCTCGTGCACGAGCTGTGCGTAAAGCGCATGTCGCGACGGTGAAATGCGGCCGTCGGCGACGGCTTCGAGAATCGCGCAGCCCGGCTCGTGCAGATGATGGCAATTATAGAAACGGCAGTCCGCGAGCAGTGGGCGGAATTCCGGGAACGCGCGCTCGAGGCGGCCTTCCGTCAGGTGGTAGAGGCCGAATTCCTGGAAACCCGGCGAATCGATCAGCGCGCCGCCGCCTTCGAGCGGGTAGAGGCGCGTGAACGTCGTCGTGTGGCGGCCGCTGTTGAGCGCTGCCGAGATTTCGCGGGTCGCGGCTTCGGCATCAGGCACGAGCAGGTTCACGAGCGTCGACTTGCCCATCCCGGACTGGCCGAGCAGGATCGTCGAATGCCCGGCGAGGTGCGGCATCAGTTGCGCACGCGCATCGTCGGGTGCACCCTTCACCGACAGCTCGAGCACGTCGTAGCCAAGCGCACGGTAGGGCGCGAGGCGCTCGCGGGCGACCGGCAGTGCGGCCTCGACGTCGATCTTGTTCAGCACGACGAGCGGCTTCAGTTCGTTGGCTTCGGCCGCGATCAGCGCGCGGCCGAGTAGATCCTCGCTGAAATAGGGTTCGGTCGCGAGCACGATCAGCAACTGGTCGAGGTTCGCCGCGAACAGCTTCGACTTGAACTGGTCGGAACGGTACAGCAGGTTGCGCCGCTCGCCGATCTCGACGATCACGCCCTGGTCGGCCGACGCCTGTTCGTACACGACGCGGTCGCCGACCGCGATCTCGCTTTTCTTGCCGCGCGGGAAGCATTGCAGCATCGGGCCGCCGTCGTCGGGCGCGACGATGTAGTGGCGGCCGTGCGCCGCGATCACACGGCCTTCGACACGCGGCGCGTTCGATGCGCGCGGAGCCGGCTTGCGGGAGGTCGGCCGGCTCATGCGTGTTGCATCAGGCGGTCGATCCGCTGCGACGCGGGCGGATGCGAATAGTAGAAGGCCGTGTAGACGGGGTCCGGCGTGAGGGTCGACGCGTTGTCCTCGTAAAGCTTCACGAGCGCGCTGACGAGATCCTGCGCATCGGTTTGGCTGGCCGCGAACGCGTCGGCCTCGAATTCATGCTTGCGCGACGTGAGGCTGCTGAACGGCGTCGCGAAGAACAGGAAAACGGGGATCACGAGGAAGAACAGCACGAGCGCGGCGCCCGCGTTGCTCGTGTCGAGCGACGGCGTGACGCCGAGCCCCGTATAGAACCACGTGCGCTGCGCGAGCCAGCCGAGCAGCGCGAGCAGCACGAGGCTCAGCACGAACGATACGAGCATCCGCTTCATGACGTGGCGGCGCTTGAAGTGCCCGAGTTCGTGTGCGAGCACGGCCTCGATTTCCTGACCGGACAGCCGCGCGAGCAGCGTGTCGAAGAATACGATCCGCTTCGACGCACCGAAGCCCGTGAAGTACGCGTTGCCGTGCGCGGAACGGCGGCTGCCGTCCATCACGAACAGGCCTTTCGCCGCAAAGCCGCACCGTTTCATCAGCGACTCGATGCGCGTGCGCAGCGCTTCGTCCTTCAGCGGCTCGAACTTGTTGAAGATCGGCGCAATGAAAGTCGGGTAGATCAGCAGCACGAGCATCTGGAATGCGACCCAGACGATCCAGGTCCACAGCCACCACAGGCTGCCGGCCTGATTCATCAGCCACAGCACGACGAACAGCAACGGCAGGCCGAGCACGGCGCCGAGCAGCGTGTTCTTCAGCATGTCGGTGAAGAACAGGCGCTTGGTCATGCGGTTGAAGCCGAACCGCTGTTCGATCCCGAACTGGCGGTAATACTCGAACGGCACGTCGATCACGCTCGTGATCGCGAGCACGGCGGCGACCAGCGCGACCTGCTGCCCGTAACCGCGGCCGAACCAGCCCGTCAGCAGCGTGTCGAGGGCGCCGACGCCGCCGAGCAGCGTGAGGCCGACCAGCACGGCCGCGCTGACGACGATTTCAAACATCGCCAACCGGGTGCGTTCGACCGTGTAGTCGGCCGCGCGCTGGTGGGCGGACAGCGGAATGGTGGCGCTGAACTGCGCGGGCACGCCGTTGCGGTGGGCTGCGACGAAGCGGATCTGCCGCGACGCGAGCCACAGCTTGGTGACGACCATCGCGAGCACGGCGATCGCGAACAGCAGGGTGAACGAAAAGGGTGACAT
The sequence above is a segment of the Burkholderia diffusa genome. Coding sequences within it:
- a CDS encoding CobD/CbiB family protein — translated: MTFFSVLLALIIEQVRALSPNNPVFALFQFHSETVAHGLDAGKQKHGVLAWLAVVLPWVLVVAVIYFLLFKVSFVLAFIWNVVVVYFTLGFRQFSHYFTDIHLALNNDDVPRAREILHEWTGVDTVDMPVGEIVRHTLIHAVVASHRHVFGVFFWYVLPLGPAGAVLYRISEYLARSWSTPGDDRTAAFSTFAQRAFFVIDWIPSRLTALGFAIVGNFEDAIYAWRNHTRQWPDPNDGVLLAAGSGALGARLAGPLAEPSSLDALAVGDSGPLTVGDDCTPRTLQSAVGLVWRAVILWMILLLMLTLAVWVS
- a CDS encoding putative signal transducing protein, which produces MRFKAPDLATAQHWANVLQVAGIGCELHNCYATGALGGLPADACAPELWLDDERDDALARRLLDAASHGPSAGAAPWRCRQCGEALEAQFTACWQCGAVRDPLDD
- the rsgA gene encoding ribosome small subunit-dependent GTPase A, encoding MSRPTSRKPAPRASNAPRVEGRVIAAHGRHYIVAPDDGGPMLQCFPRGKKSEIAVGDRVVYEQASADQGVIVEIGERRNLLYRSDQFKSKLFAANLDQLLIVLATEPYFSEDLLGRALIAAEANELKPLVVLNKIDVEAALPVARERLAPYRALGYDVLELSVKGAPDDARAQLMPHLAGHSTILLGQSGMGKSTLVNLLVPDAEAATREISAALNSGRHTTTFTRLYPLEGGGALIDSPGFQEFGLYHLTEGRLERAFPEFRPLLADCRFYNCHHLHEPGCAILEAVADGRISPSRHALYAQLVHEASQIVR
- a CDS encoding M48 family metallopeptidase; the encoded protein is MSPFSFTLLFAIAVLAMVVTKLWLASRQIRFVAAHRNGVPAQFSATIPLSAHQRAADYTVERTRLAMFEIVVSAAVLVGLTLLGGVGALDTLLTGWFGRGYGQQVALVAAVLAITSVIDVPFEYYRQFGIEQRFGFNRMTKRLFFTDMLKNTLLGAVLGLPLLFVVLWLMNQAGSLWWLWTWIVWVAFQMLVLLIYPTFIAPIFNKFEPLKDEALRTRIESLMKRCGFAAKGLFVMDGSRRSAHGNAYFTGFGASKRIVFFDTLLARLSGQEIEAVLAHELGHFKRRHVMKRMLVSFVLSLVLLALLGWLAQRTWFYTGLGVTPSLDTSNAGAALVLFFLVIPVFLFFATPFSSLTSRKHEFEADAFAASQTDAQDLVSALVKLYEDNASTLTPDPVYTAFYYSHPPASQRIDRLMQHA